One segment of Nothobranchius furzeri strain GRZ-AD chromosome 13, NfurGRZ-RIMD1, whole genome shotgun sequence DNA contains the following:
- the LOC107374572 gene encoding extracellular calcium-sensing receptor-like, whose protein sequence is MMFAIEEINNSTELLPGIKLGYQIYDTCASGLVATHVAFQQLNGQDPVFYQDNNCSQSDAIVAVVGDSSSTPSISFSRIIGPFNIPQVSHFATCSCLSDKQQFPTFFRTIPSDQFQADALAKLVKHFGWTWIGAVRSDSDYGNYGMASFLAAAQREGICVEYSVSFFRTDPRSKIKRVADVIRRSTAKVVVAFTATGETSVLLEELARGPPSPRQWVGTESWSTDSLLMSYSFCAGAIGVAIQQSVIPGLRNFLLRLPPTEVAASSVLTEFWEDAFNCTLTKSADPEKRACDGTQDMDTLQSPYTDTTQLRVTNMVYKAVYAIAHAIHNAICQKTNFTTECEKNIRLEPKQVLTEIKKVKFSRNGYPVSFDANGDPVAFYELVNWQKSERGVIELVTVGYYDASLPKGQEFHINRNISWVESNTQVPVSLCSKRCLPGTHKILQKGKPICCYDCIPCPEGEISNMTDSPDCLPCPSELWPNAQRDACFPKPVEFLSYDEVLAIILAAFSVSGACLAIITTAIFFHHRTTPIVRANNSELSFLLLFSLTLCFLCSLTFIGAPSDWSCMLRYTAFGITFVLCISCVLGKTVVVLMAFKATLPGSNVMKWFGPPQQRMTVVLFTFIQVVICTVWLLLSPPFPMKNLSTYKEKIILECALGSAVGFWAVLGYIGLLAVFCFVLAVLARKLPDNFNEAKLITFSMLIFCAVWLTFIPAYVSSPGKLTVAVEIFAILASSFGLILCIFAPKCFFILFQPEKNSKKFLLDKHKNKGSEIGN, encoded by the exons ATGATGTTTGCTATCGAGGAGATCAACAACAGCACAGAGCTGCTGCCGGGAATCAAACTAGGATATCAAATATATGATACTTGTGCGTCTGGGCTTGTGGCCACGCACGTAGCCTTTCAACAGTTAAATGGTCAGGACCCTGTGTTTTATCAAGACAACAATTGTTCTCAATCTGATGCAATCGTGGCTGTCGTTGGTGACTCTAGCTCAACACCATCAATCAGCTTTTCACGCATCATTGGACCCTTTAATATTCCTCAG GTCAGCCACTTTGCCACATGTTCCTGTCTGTCAGACAAGCAGCAGTTCCCGACCTTTTTCAGAACCATTCCCAGTGACCAGTTCCAGGCTGATGCACTGGCCAAACTGGTGAAACACTTTGGATGGACTTGGATAGGTGCTGTCCGCTCAGACTCAGATTATGGAAATTATGGGATGGCGTCTTTTCTTGCCGCAGCACAGAGAGAGGGAATCTGTGTGGAGTACTCTGTATCCTTTTTTCGAACCGACCCGCGTAGCAAGATCAAGAGAGTGGCTGATGTCATTCGCAG GTCAACAGCTAAAGTTGTTGTGGCATTTACAGCAACTGGGGAAACGAGCGTTCTGTTAGAGGAGCTGGCCCGGGGTCCTCCATCACCTCGTCAGTGGGTTGGAACCGAGAGCTGGAGCACCGATTCGCTCTTGATGAGCTACAGTTTCTGTGCAGGAGCCATCGGGGTTGCTATTCAACAATCTGTCATTCCAGGTCTGAGAAACTTTCTGCTCAGACTTCCTCCTACAGAAGTAGCTGCCTCCTCTGTGCTTACGGAGTTCTGGGAGGATGCGTTCAACTGCACGCTGACAAAAA GTGCTGATCCAGAGAAGAGAGCATGTGATGGAACTCAAGACATGGATACTCTCCAGAGTCCATATACTGATACAACTCAATTAAGAGTCACTAACATGGTGTATAAGGCTGTTTATGCAATAGCTCATGCCATTCATAATGCAATCTGTCAAAAAACAAATTTCACCACTGAATGTGAAAAAAACATCAGATTGGAGCCTAAACAG GTTTTAACTGAAATAAAGAAGGTAAAATTTTCTCGCAATGGTTATCCTGTGTCATTTGATGCTAATGGAGATCCAGTAGCTTTTTATGAGCTGGTCAACTGGCAAAAGAGTGAGCGTGGAGTTATTGAGCTGGTAACAGTAGGGTACTATGATGCATCACTGCCTAAAGGCCAGGAGTTTCATATCAACAGGAATATATCATGGGTGGAGAGCAACACACAA GTACCAGTATCATTGTGCTCCAAGAGATGTCTACCAGGAACCCATAAAATATTACAGAAAGGAAAACCCATCTGCTGCTATGATTGTATACCATGTCCTGAAGGAGAGATTAGTAACATGACAG ATTCCCCAGACTGTTTACCGTGTCCCAGTGAATTGTGGCCTAATGCACAAAGAGACGCTTGTTTCCCCAAACCTGTGGAGTTTCTTTCCTATGATGAAGTCCTGGCAATCATCCTGGCTGCATTCTCTGTTAGTGGGGCCTGTCTGGCCATCATAACAACAGCTATTTTCTTTCATCACAGAACAACTCCAATTGTCAGAGCCAACAACTCTGAGctgagcttcctgctgctcttctctCTGACTCTGTGTTTCTTATGTTCATTAACTTTCATCGGAGCTCCCTCTGATTGGTCCTGCATGCTGCGATACACAGCGTTTGGTATCACCTTTGTTCTCTGTATCTCCTGTGTTCTTGGGAAGACTGTAGTGGTTTTAATGGCCTTTAAAGCTACACTTCCAGGTAGTAATGTCATGAAATGGTTTGGGCCTCCACAACAAAGAATGACTGTAGTGCTATTTACATTCATACAGGTAGTAATCTGTACTGTGTGGCTGTTACTCAGCCCTCCATTCCCAATGAAGAATCTGAGCACATACAAGGAGAAGATCATCCTGGAATGTGCATTAGGTTCTGCTGTTGGGTTCTGGGCTGTGCTCGGGTACATTGGCCTgctggctgttttctgctttgtgttagctgttctagctcggaaactacctgataattttaatgaagccaagctgataaccttcagcatgctgatattctgtgcagtgtggctcaccttcatcCCAGCATATGTCAGCTCTC
- the LOC129163755 gene encoding extracellular calcium-sensing receptor-like translates to MIFAIEEINNSTELLPGIKLGYQIHDTCASVLVAAHAAFQLINGQDPVFHKGSNCSRSGLVMGVVGDSSSSASISISRIIGSFNVPLVSFFATCSCLSDKQQFPTFFRTIPSDQFQADALAKLVKHFGWTWIGAVRSDSDYGNYGMASFLAAAQREGICVEYSVSLLRTDPLSRIQRVADVIRRSTAMVVVAFTASGDLMALLEVLARDPPPPRQWVGSEGWITEPYLMRYSFCAGAIGVAIQRSVIPGLRDFLLDLSPTEVAASSVLTEFWEDAFNCTLQKNAAPQNRECDGSEDLKMLKSPYTDTSQLRITNMVYKAVYAMAHAIHNAMCQPNNFTTKCEKDIKLELKQVLPQLQKVNFSRNGYPVSFDANGDPVAFYELVNWQKSESGVIELVTVGYYDASLPKGQEFHTNRNITWMDGSTQVPVSVCSESCHPGTRKVLQKGKPICCYDCIPCPEGEISNKTDSPDCSPCPSELWPNAQRDACFPKPVEFLSYDEVLAIILAAFSVSGACLAIITAAIFFHHRTTPIVRANNSELSFLLLFSLTLCFLCSLTFIGAPSDWSCMLRHTAFGITFVLCISCVLGKTVVVLMAFKATLPGSNVMKWFGPPQQRMTVVFFTFIQIIICTVWLLLSPPFPMNNLSTYKEKIILECALGSAVGFWAVLGYIGLLAVFCFVLAVLARKLPDNFNEAKLITFSMLIFCAVWLTFIPAYVSSPGKFTVAVEIFAILASSFGLILCIFAPKCFIIIVQPEKNSKRYLMDKNKM, encoded by the exons GTATATCACGCATCATCGGATCCTTCAATGTGCCTCTG GTCAGCTTCTTTGCCACATGTTCCTGTCTGTCAGATAAGCAGCAGTTCCCAACGTTTTTCAGAACAATTCCCAGTGACCAGTTCCAGGCCGATGCACTGGCCAAGCTGGTGAAACACTTTGGCTGGACTTGGATAGGTGCTGTCCGCTCAGACTCAGATTATGGAAATTATGGGATGGCGTCTTTTCTTGCAGCAGCTCAAAGAGAGGGAATCTGTGTGGAATATTCTGTATCCTTACTCCGAACCGACCCGCTCAGCAGGATCCAGAGAGTAGCTGATGTCATTCGCAG GTCAACAGCAATGGTTGTTGTGGCATTCACAGCTTCTGGTGACTTGATGGCTCTGTTAGAGGTGCTGGCCAGGGATCCTCCACCGCCTCGTCAGTGGGTAGGAAGTGAGGGATGGATAACTGAGCCCTATCTGATGAGGTACAGTTTCTGTGCAGGAGCCATCGGAGTTGCCATTCAACGATCTGTCATCCCAGGTCTGAGAGACTTCCTGCTGGATCTTTCTCCCACTGAAGTAGCTGCCTCCTCAGTGCTGACTGAGTTCTGGGAAGATGCGTTCAACTGCACACTGCAAAAAA ATGCTGCTCCACAAAATAGAGAATGTGATGGAAGTGAAGACTTAAAAATGCTCAAAAGCCCGTACACCGATACATCTCAGTTAAGAATAACCAACATGGTGTACAAGGCTGTGTATGCAATGGCTCATGCCATTCACAATGCAATGTGCCAACCCAACAACTTTACCACAAAGTGTGAGAAAGACATAAAGTTGGAGCTCAAACAG GTTTTACCTCAACTACAGAAAGTCAACTTCTCCAGAAATGGTTATCCTGTGTCATTTGATGCTAATGGAGATCCTGTAGCTTTTTATGAGCTGGTCAACTGGCAGaagagtgagagtggagttattgAGCTGGTAACAGTAGGGTACTATGATGCATCACTGCCTAAAGGACAGGAGTTTCATACCAACAGGAACATAACCTGGATGGATGGTAGTACACAA GTCCCAGTATCAGTGTGTTCTGAGAGTTGTCATCCAGGAACTCGTAAAGTCCTGCAGAAAGGAAAACCCATCTGCTGCTATGATTGTATACCATGTCCTGAAGGAGAGATTAGTAACAAAACAG ATTCTCCAGACTGTTCCCCGTGTCCCAGTGAATTGTGGCCTAATGCACAAAGAGACGCTTGTTTCCCCAAACCTGTGGAGTTTCTTTCCTATGACGAAGTCCTGGCAATCATCCTGGCTGCATTCTCTGTTAGTGGGGCCTGTCTGGCCATCATAACAGCAGCTATTTTCTTTCATCACAGAACAACTCCAATTGTCAGAGCCAACAACTCTGAGctgagcttcctgctgctcttctctCTGACTCTGTGTTTCTTATGTTCATTAACTTTCATCGGAGCTCCCTCTGATTGGTCCTGCATGCTGCGACACACAGCGTTTGGTATCACCTTTGTTCTCTGTATCTCCTGTGTTCTTGGCAAAACTGTAGTGGTTTTAATGGCCTTTAAAGCTACACTTCCAGGTAGTAATGTCATGAAATGGTTTGGGCCTCCACAGCAAAGAATGACTGTTGTGTTTTTCACATTTATTCAAATTATAATCTGTACTGTGTGGTTGTTACTCAGCCCTCCATTCCCAATGAACAATCTGAGCACATACAAGGAGAAGATCATCCTGGAATGTGCATTAGGTTCTGCTGTTGGGTTCTGGGCTGTGCTCGGGTACATTGGCCTgctggctgttttctgctttgtgttagctgttctagctcggaaactacctgataattttaatgaagccaagctgataaccttcagcatgctgatattctgtgcagtgtggctcaccttcatcCCAGCATATGTCAGCTCTCCTGGAAAATTTACTGTAGCTGTGGAGATATTTGCTATTCTGGCCTCCAGTTTTGGACTGATTCTGTGTATATTTGCTCCAAAGTGTTTCATCATAATAGTTCAGCCTGAGAAGAACTCTAAGAGATATCTTAtggacaaaaacaaaatgtaa